The Hypomesus transpacificus isolate Combined female chromosome 2, fHypTra1, whole genome shotgun sequence genome window below encodes:
- the LOC124481877 gene encoding zinc finger protein 62-like isoform X1 encodes MNIMNSISEMHVDRPVEGQVRRKRGRPPKKSKIPLQTEPCPPSLQGAKDTDALSATTNVAPLNTKCAQVVNGNSCNTLDVEPSLNHEHITSESPICDSSTHDLKPPDSIPVPEKRKRGRPRKTVNPAIGGATAASGTPGVGAPAKESTKSPPHSGGHDVTQVHPGGRPRRTRGILHNLTPEGRGLPEVEVSISSGISERPESTVMRQVALAVTGLRSNEAAVTPQDRKQCGPATAVNTNPEESLNSGIDTRPKLPRDVYSQQAVMSPDAVGSHGIKSARTGEVFSKVKMEEIELELDNDHPMSDSLQSHTDTTVKSEFPVSTFDQTVFEKLSKVDKCRGNVKILREMQEHQKILQSTHFGKKSRKKKRSWWDDRGDLQSKISATESQPDGAKAEPCNSKSESEIPPGENTACHPIRNERRLEDEAVNRLKNCYRKTRRRRGDPSNHVECEVCGRTFKFQSLYIIHKRTHTGEKPYKCSDCGKDFAQLSNFNTHKRSCHQGPHGEINISSAKELHIHGKIHEAQKSKTRNRKHIQRDVTQRVRDSSNNKAYPCTYCGKVFRFISALKVHLRVHTGEKPFICQVCGKGFTRRHILHTHMGKHMAVKPYSCNRCGKQFLILNVAEKHVCSRYNVKHEEPSLSYACHVCKKTFSKNGQYKDHLQTHSGAKLFCCAFCDQLFGNLSECNAHSQACSEKKTALKSLPSVKDQSAATQSASLQRSEPLRPLKPKGPQTSQTRPKKIVSSILPFQTSIIPSHHFSHFVSKLNRLDQRSDPRKYLCPRCGRLFRHMGRLRAHMLTHARDQTYTCGRCGKTLENWRKLWQHQSVHRQKTGRFSCPQCGRRFRFVGSYKKHMKEHPEYRWIQQRPNRAFPSLARQPLLLPYQCEECDASFEALDLLFSHQLGHSPSQYSENGCDTEYPSDTEDHDAQPGITLTLSPHTVSCGTNSPPGPHHPYQNPSLPGSSDQPCFLSNQADPLHALSPQTTVASLLQSPNVPQGLRPFQTDLTPSSSTPGPQAQTMARLHKQESIIFGKPVRKYEKTTNVNNNACSFIRTRETTGVGVKCVECGEMYSVISDLYDHYLQHARGEL; translated from the coding sequence ATGAACATAATGAATTCTATCTCTGAAATGCATGTGGATAGGCCTGTAGAGGGGCAGGTACGTAGGAAACGTGGCCGCCCTCCCAAGAAATCTAAAATTCCTTTACAAACCGAACCATGCCCTCCTAGTTTACAAGGAGCAAAGGATACAGATGCATTATCTGCAACAACAAATGTTGCTCCTTTGAACACAAAGTGTGCACAAGTTGTCAATGGTAACTCATGCAACACACTTGATGTGGAACCTTCTCTAAACCATGAACATATTACCTCTGAAAGTCCTATCTGTGACTCCTCCACTCACGATCTTAAACCTCCAGATTCTATCCCAGTGCCAGAGAAAAGGAAGAGGGGTCGACCAAGAAAAACTGTTAACCCAGCTATAGGGGGAGCAACGGCAGCTTCTGGTACTCCTGGCGTGGGGGCGCCTGCGAAGGAATCCACTAAGTCCCCTCCTCACTCAGGTGGGCACGATGTGACACAAGTCCACCCTGGAGGGAGaccgaggaggacgagagggatACTGCACAATCTCACCCCAGAAGGAAGGGGACTTCCAGAAGTTGAGGTATCTATATCCAGTGGTatttcagagagaccagagtcgACAGTCATGAGGCAGGTGGCACTAGCAGTGACAGGATTACGTTCAAATGAGGCAGCTGTGACTCCCCAGGATAGAAAGCAGTGTGGTCCCGCAACTGCTGTCAACACCAACCCTGAAGAGTCACTCAATTCCGGGATTGATACAAGGCCAAAGTTGCCCAGGGATGTTTATTCTCAACAAGCTGTCATGTCTCCAGATGCAGTAGGCTCTCATGGAATAAAGTCAGCAAGGACTGGTGAAGTCTTCTCTAAAGTGAAGATGGAGGAAATTGAGTTGGAGCTAGACAATGATCATCCAATGTCAGATTCTTTACAatcccacacagacaccactgTGAAGTCGGAATTCCCTGTTAGTACCTTTGATCAAACGGTATTTGAAAAGCTATCCAAAGTTGACAAATGCAGAGGGAATGTCAAAATCCTGCGGGAGATGCAAGAACACCAGAAAATACTTCAGAGCACTCACTTTGGTAAAAAGTCTCGTAAGAAAAAAAGGTCTTGGTGGGATGACAGAGGGGATCTCCAAAGTAAGATCTCAGCGACAGAATCTCAACCTGACGGAGCAAAAGCTGAACCCTGTAACTCCAAGTCTGAATCAGAAATCCCGCCTGGTGAAAATACAGCTTGTCACCCAATCAGGAACGAAAGAAGACTGGAGGATGAAGCTGTAAACAGACTCAAAAATTGTTATCGGAAGACTCGGCGGCGACGGGGCGACCCTTCAAATCATGTGGAATGTGAGGTCTGTGGTCGCACTTTTAAATTCCAATCCCTGTATATTATTCACAAACGTACTCACACAGGGGAAAAGCCTTATAAGTGCTCTGATTGTGGCAAAGACTTTGCTCAGCTCTCTAACTTTAACACGCATAAGAGGAGCTGCCACCAGGGTCCACATGGTGAAATCAATATATCAAGTGCAAAAGAGTTGCATATTCACGGCAAGATTCACGAGGCCCAGAAGTCTAAGACTAGGAACAGGAAGCATATTCAAAGGGATGTCACTCAAAGGGTCAGAGATTCTTCAAATAACAAAGCTTACCCTTGTACATACTGTGGGAAAGTATTTCGCTTCATTTCTGCACTTAAGGTTCATTTACGTGTACACACTGGTGAAAAGCCATTCATCTGTCAAGTCTGTGGGAAAGGCTTTACTCGGCGCCATATCCTACACACTCATATGGGGAAACACATGGCTGTGAAGCCTTATTCCTGTAATCGATGTGGAAAACAGTTCTTAATACTTAACGTTGCAGAAAAGCATGTATGCAGCAGATACAATGTCAAGCATGAAGAACCTTCATTATCTTACGCATGCCATGTCTGTAAAAAGACGTTTTCCAAAAACGGTCAGTACAAAGACCATTTGCAAACCCATTCTGGTGCAAAGCTTTTCTGCTGTGCATTCTGTGATCAGCTCTTTGGTAATTTGTCCGAGTGTAATGCACATAGCCAAGCATGCTCTGAGAAAAAGACAGCTTTAAAGTCCCTTCCAAGTGTCAAGGATCAGTCAGCAGCCACACAGTCAGCCTCATTACAGAGAAGTGAACCCTTGCGGCCACTGAAACCCAAAGGCCCCCAGACCTCACAGACCCGCCCCAAAAAGATTGTGTCCTCTATCCTACCCTTCCAAACAAGCATCATACCCTCCCATCATTTCTCCCACTTTGTATCCAAGTTAAACAGACTAGATCAGAGATCGGACCCCAGGAAGTACTTATGCCCACGCTGTGGGCGTTTGTTCAGACACATGGGGCGGCTCAGGGCCCACATGCTTACTCATGCCCGTGACCAGACGTACACCTGTGGCCGCTGCGGCAAGACCctggagaactggagaaagcTCTGGCAACATCAAAGCGTCCACCGGCAGAAGACGGGCCGGTTCTCCTGTCCTCAGTGTGGCCGCAGGTTCCGCTTCGTGGGGTCCTATAAGAAGCACATGAAGGAACACCCTGAGTACCGGTGGATTCAGCAGAGGCCCAATAGAGCCTTCCCCAGCCTCGCACGGCAGCCTCTGCTTCTGCCTTATCAGTGTGAGGAGTGTGACGCAAGCTTCGAGGCTCTAGATTTGCTGTTCAGTCACCAGCTTGGCCATTCCCCCTCACAGTACTCAGAAAATGGCTGTGACACTGAGTATCCTTCAGACACTGAAGACCACGACGCACAACCAGGCATCACTTTAACCCTTAGCCCTCACACGGTCAGCTGTGGAACAAACTCGCCCCCTGGACCGCACCATCCCTACCAAAACCCCTCCCTGCCTGGGAGTTCTGACCAACCCTGTTTCCTGTCAAATCAAGCAGACCCACTTCATGCCCTGTCACCACAGACGACTGTGGCCTCCTTACTCCAAAGTCCCAATGTCCCACAAGGCCTCAGACCTTTTCAAACCGACTTAACTCCCAGCAGCTCCACTCCGGGCCCACAGGCACAGACAATGGCCAGACTACACAAACAAGAAAGTATTATATTTGGGAAGCCAGTTCGAAAGTATGAAAAAACAACTAATGTGAACAATAACGCTTGTTCTTTCATCAGGACAAGGGAAACCACAGGTGTTGGTGTTAAGTGTGTGGAGTGTGGTGAGATGTATTCTGTCATATCAGACCTGTATGATCATTACTTGCAGCATGCCAGGGGAGAGTTGTGA
- the LOC124481877 gene encoding zinc finger and SCAN domain-containing protein 2-like isoform X2, with product MNIMNSISEMHVDRPVEGQVRRKRGRPPKKSKIPLQTEPCPPSLQGAKDTDALSATTNVAPLNTKCAQVVNGNSCNTLDVEPSLNHEHITSESPICDSSTHDLKPPDSIPVPEKRKRGRPRKTVNPAIGGATAASGTPGVGAPAKESTKSPPHSGGHDVTQVHPGGRPRRTRGILHNLTPEGRGLPEVEVSISSGISERPESTVMRQVALAVTGLRSNEAAVTPQDRKQCGPATAVNTNPEESLNSGIDTRPKLPRDVYSQQAVMSPDAVGSHGIKSARTGEVFSKVKMEEIELELDNDHPMSDSLQSHTDTTVKSEFPVSTFDQTVFEKLSKVDKCRGNVKILREMQEHQKILQSTHFGKKSRKKKRSWWDDRGDLQSKISATESQPDGAKAEPCNSKSESEIPPGENTACHPIRNERRLEDEAVNRLKNCYRKTRRRRGDPSNHVECEVCGRTFKFQSLYIIHKRTHTGEKPYKCSDCGKDFAQLSNFNTHKRSCHQGPHGEINISSAKELHIHGKIHEAQKSKTRNRCQIKQTHFMPCHHRRLWPPYSKVPMSHKASDLFKPT from the exons ATGAACATAATGAATTCTATCTCTGAAATGCATGTGGATAGGCCTGTAGAGGGGCAGGTACGTAGGAAACGTGGCCGCCCTCCCAAGAAATCTAAAATTCCTTTACAAACCGAACCATGCCCTCCTAGTTTACAAGGAGCAAAGGATACAGATGCATTATCTGCAACAACAAATGTTGCTCCTTTGAACACAAAGTGTGCACAAGTTGTCAATGGTAACTCATGCAACACACTTGATGTGGAACCTTCTCTAAACCATGAACATATTACCTCTGAAAGTCCTATCTGTGACTCCTCCACTCACGATCTTAAACCTCCAGATTCTATCCCAGTGCCAGAGAAAAGGAAGAGGGGTCGACCAAGAAAAACTGTTAACCCAGCTATAGGGGGAGCAACGGCAGCTTCTGGTACTCCTGGCGTGGGGGCGCCTGCGAAGGAATCCACTAAGTCCCCTCCTCACTCAGGTGGGCACGATGTGACACAAGTCCACCCTGGAGGGAGaccgaggaggacgagagggatACTGCACAATCTCACCCCAGAAGGAAGGGGACTTCCAGAAGTTGAGGTATCTATATCCAGTGGTatttcagagagaccagagtcgACAGTCATGAGGCAGGTGGCACTAGCAGTGACAGGATTACGTTCAAATGAGGCAGCTGTGACTCCCCAGGATAGAAAGCAGTGTGGTCCCGCAACTGCTGTCAACACCAACCCTGAAGAGTCACTCAATTCCGGGATTGATACAAGGCCAAAGTTGCCCAGGGATGTTTATTCTCAACAAGCTGTCATGTCTCCAGATGCAGTAGGCTCTCATGGAATAAAGTCAGCAAGGACTGGTGAAGTCTTCTCTAAAGTGAAGATGGAGGAAATTGAGTTGGAGCTAGACAATGATCATCCAATGTCAGATTCTTTACAatcccacacagacaccactgTGAAGTCGGAATTCCCTGTTAGTACCTTTGATCAAACGGTATTTGAAAAGCTATCCAAAGTTGACAAATGCAGAGGGAATGTCAAAATCCTGCGGGAGATGCAAGAACACCAGAAAATACTTCAGAGCACTCACTTTGGTAAAAAGTCTCGTAAGAAAAAAAGGTCTTGGTGGGATGACAGAGGGGATCTCCAAAGTAAGATCTCAGCGACAGAATCTCAACCTGACGGAGCAAAAGCTGAACCCTGTAACTCCAAGTCTGAATCAGAAATCCCGCCTGGTGAAAATACAGCTTGTCACCCAATCAGGAACGAAAGAAGACTGGAGGATGAAGCTGTAAACAGACTCAAAAATTGTTATCGGAAGACTCGGCGGCGACGGGGCGACCCTTCAAATCATGTGGAATGTGAGGTCTGTGGTCGCACTTTTAAATTCCAATCCCTGTATATTATTCACAAACGTACTCACACAGGGGAAAAGCCTTATAAGTGCTCTGATTGTGGCAAAGACTTTGCTCAGCTCTCTAACTTTAACACGCATAAGAGGAGCTGCCACCAGGGTCCACATGGTGAAATCAATATATCAAGTGCAAAAGAGTTGCATATTCACGGCAAGATTCACGAGGCCCAGAAGTCTAAGACTAGGAACAGG TGTCAAATCAAGCAGACCCACTTCATGCCCTGTCACCACAGACGACTGTGGCCTCCTTACTCCAAAGTCCCAATGTCCCACAAGGCCTCAGACCTTTTCAAACCGACTTAA